One Acidimicrobiales bacterium DNA segment encodes these proteins:
- a CDS encoding SDR family oxidoreductase has product MILDGKTVMVIGVGPGLGYSCASAAFRDGANVVIVARNEERLIAAADALDPTGERVAAASADIMDLASLEAAVAVAVDRFGTLDAVINVAALDTAHAPFADLDDATLLKNLEVNVLGAVHVVRAATPVFEAHGGGSVVLIGSQASLKPVDQMPQSAYASAKSALLAMARDMAAELGPSGIRVNTVIPTWMWGPNVKMYCEWQAAERGCTAEDVRDEIAQGMALRKMPTDADVAEAAVFFASDRSSMITGQRLLVNAGEFYDT; this is encoded by the coding sequence ATGATTCTGGATGGCAAGACAGTGATGGTGATCGGCGTGGGTCCCGGCCTCGGGTACTCGTGCGCAAGCGCTGCGTTTCGCGACGGTGCCAACGTGGTCATCGTCGCCCGCAACGAGGAACGCCTGATCGCAGCAGCCGACGCGCTCGACCCCACCGGTGAGCGTGTCGCCGCGGCTTCGGCCGACATCATGGACCTGGCGTCGTTGGAGGCCGCGGTCGCCGTCGCCGTCGACAGGTTCGGCACGCTCGACGCGGTGATCAATGTGGCTGCGCTCGACACCGCCCATGCGCCGTTCGCCGATCTCGACGACGCGACGCTGCTGAAGAACCTCGAGGTCAACGTGCTGGGCGCGGTCCATGTCGTTCGTGCCGCGACCCCGGTGTTCGAAGCCCACGGCGGAGGGTCGGTGGTGCTCATCGGATCCCAGGCTTCGCTCAAGCCAGTCGACCAGATGCCCCAGTCCGCCTACGCCTCGGCGAAGTCGGCCCTCCTGGCGATGGCTCGCGACATGGCGGCCGAGCTCGGTCCGTCGGGCATTCGGGTCAACACCGTCATCCCCACGTGGATGTGGGGGCCCAACGTGAAGATGTACTGCGAGTGGCAGGCCGCCGAGCGGGGCTGCACCGCAGAGGACGTACGCGACGAGATCGCCCAAGGCATGGCCCTGCGCAAGATGCCGACCGACGCCGACGTGGCCGAGGCCGCGGTGTTCTTCGCGAGTGATCGCTCGAGCATGATCACCGGCCAGCGGCTGTTGGTGAACGCCGGCGAGTTCTACGACACGTGA
- a CDS encoding NUDIX hydrolase: MTIPALPAASVLVIDDRPDLHVVIGRRRPGSIFVGGLIVFPGGGVDPQDTSAEARRLVPAASVPDLSSEEGAGFLHAAIRETDEEVGLDIAGPGPVDPDHFPHVGRWITPEGAPRRYDTHFFLARYRGGTVAADQIELTDAWWERPADALQRIDDGHLEAIRPTIEFLRSLSRYRNVDDAFAGTGCGQRRVETNGWTSF, from the coding sequence GTGACGATCCCGGCGCTGCCGGCGGCGTCGGTGCTGGTGATCGACGACCGTCCAGACCTGCACGTGGTCATCGGGCGTCGTCGCCCGGGCTCGATCTTCGTGGGCGGACTCATCGTCTTTCCCGGCGGCGGGGTCGACCCGCAGGACACGTCGGCCGAGGCTCGCCGGCTCGTTCCGGCGGCCTCCGTGCCGGATCTGAGCAGCGAGGAGGGCGCAGGATTTCTCCATGCCGCCATCCGTGAGACCGACGAGGAGGTCGGGCTCGACATCGCCGGACCGGGTCCGGTCGATCCGGACCACTTTCCGCATGTCGGCCGCTGGATCACGCCGGAGGGCGCACCCCGGCGGTACGACACGCACTTCTTCCTGGCGCGGTATCGAGGCGGAACCGTCGCAGCCGATCAGATCGAGCTCACCGATGCATGGTGGGAGCGACCGGCCGATGCCCTGCAGCGAATCGACGACGGCCATCTCGAGGCGATTCGCCCGACGATCGAGTTTCTCCGGTCATTGTCGAGATATCGCAACGTGGACGACGCATTCGCCGGCACCGGTTGTGGACAGCGTCGGGTGGAAACAAACGGGTGGACGAGCTTCTGA
- a CDS encoding MIP/aquaporin family protein: MKSDMGRRLLAEFIGTAFLLAAVIGSGIMAVDLTPDDEGLQLLANAGATVGVLYVIIMMFGPVSGAHFNPVVTIADAWQGNRPWRDVGPYAIAQISGGAVGTVLANLMFELDAVDFSHKVRDGYGQYLGEVVATFGLVLLIFSLVRSGRGHLAAAGVAAYIGGAYWFTSSTSFANPAVSLTRTLSDTFAGIDPASAPMFVLMQLLGMALAVGVVRVLYP; this comes from the coding sequence GTGAAGTCGGACATGGGCCGGCGCCTTCTCGCCGAATTCATCGGAACGGCATTCCTTCTGGCCGCCGTGATCGGTTCGGGGATCATGGCCGTCGACCTCACGCCGGACGACGAGGGTCTCCAGTTGCTGGCGAACGCGGGCGCCACCGTCGGGGTCCTCTACGTCATCATCATGATGTTCGGGCCCGTGAGCGGCGCCCACTTCAACCCCGTGGTGACGATCGCCGACGCCTGGCAGGGCAACCGCCCGTGGCGCGACGTCGGGCCCTATGCAATCGCACAGATCTCGGGCGGCGCGGTCGGAACCGTCCTCGCCAACCTGATGTTCGAACTCGACGCGGTCGATTTCAGCCACAAGGTCCGCGACGGTTACGGCCAGTACCTCGGGGAGGTCGTCGCAACCTTCGGTCTCGTCCTGTTGATCTTCTCGCTCGTTCGCAGCGGGCGCGGTCACCTCGCAGCGGCCGGAGTCGCGGCCTACATCGGTGGCGCCTACTGGTTCACCTCGTCGACGTCGTTCGCCAACCCGGCCGTCTCGCTGACCCGCACCCTGTCCGACACCTTCGCGGGAATCGACCCGGCCTCGGCCCCGATGTTCGTCCTCATGCAGCTTCTCGGAATGGCCTTGGCCGTCGGCGTGGTGCGAGTCTTGTATCCGTGA
- a CDS encoding amidohydrolase family protein, which yields MTATENPPDLFDRFEIIDVDTHVTEPPDVWTARTPAAMHDRVPHIERIDGQDVWMCDGDRLGHPGYYSMAGFDGLMPLKVPQTFDEIHPSMYDSHERLKFMDEQGIRAQVLYPNVGGFGNAYFMKMGEPDVVRACVQAFNDWITDWTSADPSRLVGVTAVPFWDLEFAVAEITRGIEAGHKAINFCNQPQDHGLPPLASTHWDPIWAVAQEAGVSVSFHVGGGSMGTQFVDTADMGWMTNFAKVSSLIFLDNMRCIADLLFGGVCHRFPDLKLVSVESGAGWIPGAMESFDWQWQNGGVRVEHPEYDLLPSEYFRRQIYGCFWFEQEAARFAIERFPDNILFETDYPHPTCQHPGPATPAQFPRDYATGALSSLDDATLQKVLHDTAASLYRL from the coding sequence GTGACCGCCACCGAGAACCCACCGGACCTCTTCGACCGTTTCGAGATCATCGACGTCGACACCCACGTCACCGAGCCGCCCGACGTGTGGACGGCCCGAACCCCGGCGGCGATGCACGATCGTGTCCCCCACATCGAACGGATCGATGGCCAGGACGTGTGGATGTGCGACGGCGATCGTCTCGGCCACCCCGGCTATTACTCGATGGCCGGCTTCGACGGCCTGATGCCGCTGAAGGTCCCGCAGACGTTCGACGAGATCCATCCGTCGATGTACGACAGCCACGAGCGGTTGAAGTTCATGGACGAGCAGGGCATCCGCGCCCAGGTCCTGTATCCCAATGTCGGCGGCTTCGGCAATGCCTACTTCATGAAGATGGGCGAGCCCGACGTCGTGCGGGCGTGTGTCCAGGCGTTCAACGATTGGATCACCGACTGGACGTCGGCCGACCCGAGCCGACTCGTCGGCGTGACCGCGGTGCCGTTCTGGGACCTCGAGTTCGCCGTTGCCGAGATCACCCGCGGGATCGAGGCCGGCCACAAGGCCATCAACTTCTGCAACCAGCCCCAGGACCACGGCCTCCCCCCGCTGGCCTCGACGCACTGGGATCCGATCTGGGCCGTCGCCCAGGAGGCCGGCGTGTCGGTGAGCTTCCACGTCGGAGGCGGTTCGATGGGCACGCAGTTCGTCGACACGGCCGACATGGGATGGATGACGAATTTCGCCAAGGTCTCGTCGCTCATCTTCCTCGACAACATGCGCTGCATCGCCGACCTTCTCTTCGGTGGCGTCTGCCATCGGTTCCCCGACCTCAAGCTGGTCTCGGTCGAGTCGGGGGCCGGTTGGATCCCCGGCGCCATGGAGTCGTTCGACTGGCAGTGGCAGAACGGCGGAGTGCGGGTCGAGCATCCGGAGTACGACCTGTTGCCCTCGGAGTACTTCCGTCGTCAGATCTACGGTTGCTTCTGGTTCGAGCAGGAGGCCGCCCGCTTCGCGATCGAGCGGTTCCCCGACAACATCCTGTTCGAGACGGACTACCCGCACCCCACCTGTCAGCACCCCGGTCCGGCCACGCCGGCCCAGTTCCCGCGCGACTACGCGACCGGCGCGCTGTCGTCGCTCGACGACGCCACGCTGCAGAAGGTCCTGCACGACACCGCGGCTTCGCTCTACCGACTCTGA